One genomic region from Methanofollis sp. encodes:
- a CDS encoding 30S ribosomal protein S12: protein MGMGKFAARKLKRDANSTRWSDKNYARRELMLDIKSDPLEGAPQARGIVLEKVGVEAKQPNSAIRKCVRVQLIKNGRQVSAFAVGDGAINFIDEHDEVTIEGIGGRLGRSKGDIPGVRFCVTKVNDVCLREMVLGRKEKPRR from the coding sequence ATGGGAATGGGAAAATTTGCAGCCAGAAAGCTGAAGCGTGACGCCAACAGCACCCGGTGGAGCGACAAGAACTACGCTCGCCGTGAACTGATGCTCGATATCAAGTCCGACCCCCTCGAGGGTGCCCCGCAGGCCCGCGGCATCGTGCTCGAAAAGGTCGGTGTCGAAGCCAAGCAGCCGAACTCGGCCATCCGTAAGTGTGTCCGTGTGCAGCTGATCAAGAACGGCCGTCAGGTATCGGCCTTCGCCGTCGGCGACGGCGCGATCAACTTCATCGACGAGCACGACGAGGTCACCATCGAAGGTATCGGTGGCCGTCTCGGCAGGTCGAAGGGTGATATCCCTGGTGTCCGTTTCTGTGTCACCAAGGTGAACGACGTCTGCCTCCGGGAAATGGTCCTCGGTCGTAAGGAGAAGCCGCGCAGGTGA
- a CDS encoding 6-carboxytetrahydropterin synthase: MVTCIYKETYFDASHRLLHYQGKCHRLHGHRWRVEVWIRGTPDEKTGILVDYNDIKEVVDRFDHQVVLNEEDPMVACLRQFQDVVTTVGDPTSEVLAEVIAGLINEMCGRDGRDARVAKIRVWEAETCYAEVTDADL, translated from the coding sequence ATGGTCACCTGTATCTACAAAGAAACCTACTTCGACGCGAGTCACCGCCTCCTCCACTACCAGGGGAAGTGCCACCGTCTCCATGGCCACAGGTGGAGGGTCGAGGTCTGGATCAGGGGGACGCCCGACGAGAAGACCGGTATTCTCGTTGACTACAATGATATTAAAGAGGTCGTGGACAGGTTCGATCACCAGGTGGTCCTCAACGAGGAGGACCCGATGGTGGCCTGCCTGCGGCAGTTCCAGGACGTGGTGACCACCGTCGGCGACCCGACGAGCGAGGTGCTCGCCGAAGTGATCGCCGGTCTCATCAACGAGATGTGCGGCAGGGACGGGAGAGACGCACGCGTCGCGAAGATCCGGGTCTGGGAAGCGGAGACCTGTTATGCGGAGGTGACTGATGCGGATCTGTGA
- a CDS encoding 7-cyano-7-deazaguanine synthase, with translation MKAVCLLSGGMDSTTLAYVAKDMG, from the coding sequence ATGAAAGCGGTATGCCTCCTCTCGGGCGGGATGGACTCGACCACCCTCGCCTATGTGGCGAAAGATATGGGCTA
- a CDS encoding radical SAM protein, translated as MRICEVFYSLQGEGAEQGRPTAFVRLAGCNLACGWCDTPSARDAAGGRDVAVDVLLDHLWRKKCRTICFTGGEPLLQMDEVVEACRRLSGMGYAVDIETNGTVDFRPVQPFASVCMDVKCPSSGEKSDLSLLPYIREKDSVKFVVGTNEDLAYVEKVLKHCPVRGEVFVSPVYGSDEKGIARWVLESGFPVRFQIQLHKYLEMK; from the coding sequence ATGCGGATCTGTGAGGTCTTTTACTCCCTGCAGGGCGAGGGGGCAGAGCAGGGCAGGCCGACCGCCTTCGTGAGGCTTGCCGGGTGCAACCTGGCGTGCGGCTGGTGCGACACGCCGTCCGCGCGTGACGCCGCGGGGGGCCGGGACGTCGCGGTCGATGTCCTCCTCGACCATCTCTGGCGCAAAAAGTGCCGGACGATCTGTTTCACCGGGGGCGAACCTCTCCTCCAGATGGACGAGGTGGTCGAGGCCTGCCGACGCCTGTCGGGGATGGGCTATGCCGTCGACATCGAGACGAACGGCACGGTGGACTTCAGGCCGGTCCAGCCCTTCGCCTCGGTCTGCATGGACGTGAAGTGCCCGTCGTCGGGGGAGAAGAGCGATCTCTCCCTCCTCCCGTATATCAGGGAGAAGGACAGCGTGAAGTTCGTCGTCGGCACGAACGAGGATCTCGCGTATGTCGAGAAGGTCCTCAAACACTGCCCGGTCAGGGGCGAGGTCTTCGTCTCGCCGGTGTACGGCTCCGACGAAAAGGGGATCGCGCGCTGGGTGCTCGAGTCGGGGTTCCCGGTGCGTTTCCAGATCCAGCTCCACAAGTACCTGGAGATGAAGTAA